A stretch of Prunus dulcis chromosome 6, ALMONDv2, whole genome shotgun sequence DNA encodes these proteins:
- the LOC117630715 gene encoding uncharacterized protein LOC117630715 → MEDPSIDKVAISGPALASMIQRFSTSQGSVDGLIFGHVSHIAPTLTDDSPNSTSSATLIATITGFFCSGSTHSFYNSSGRVDPVLLRRLVLAQAQSPSAHLLGWFSGRRKTHLRPSLREFSVSNALSSNPNLTFPIQNPPEGPSNPNLVPSLFLLFASPITDQTIHTHEYRAYHFRASKHSFEPKSIQIVNIGPAFRAQYENFSPNSPFPNLPFELRVSPMIVDRGEENLDQLRQVNKDQSELDMCSEGLEVGSLSRLMGSEAANYTTGVEDLYEKMLVKIESLTTLVEKSSAKVLEQENLNRKLRYKAARSAALE, encoded by the exons ATGGAAGACCCTTCCATCGACAAAGTAGCAATATCAGGGCCAGCCCTAGCCTCCATGATCCAACGCTTCTCAACCTCCCAAGGCTCCGTCGACGGTCTGATCTTCGGCCACGTCAGCCACATCGCCCCCACCCTCACCGACGACTCTCCCAATTCCACCTCCTCCGCCACTCTCATCGCCACCATTACCGGCTTCTTCTGCTCCGGCTCCACCCACTCCTTTTACAACTCCTCCGGCCGGGTCGACCCGGTCCTCCTCCGCCGCCTGGTCCTGGCCCAGGCCCAATCCCCCTCCGCCCACCTCCTCGGCTGGTTCTCCGGCCGCCGCAAAACCCACCTCCGTCCCTCTCTCAGAGAATTCTCAGTCTCCAACGCTCTCTCCTCCAACCCCAATCTCACGTTCCCAATCCAAAACCCTCCAGAAGGCCCCTCCAACCCTAATCTCGTTCCTTCCCTCTTTCTCCTCTTCGCTTCTCCGATCACCGATCAGACCATCCACACCCACGAGTACCGGGCCTACCACTTCCGTGCATCCAAACACTCCTTCGAGCCCAAATCAATTCAAATCGTCAACATTGGGCCGGCGTTTCGAGCGCAGTACGAGAACTTCAGTCCCAACTCGCCTTTTCCCAATTTGCCATTCGAGCTGAGGGTTTCGCCGATGATTGTGGACAGAGGAGAGGAGAATTTGGATCAGTTGAGGCAAGTTAACAAGGACCAGAGCGAGTTGGATATGTGCAGTGAGGGGTTGGAGGTTGGGAGCCTCAGTAGGCTAATGGGTTCGGAGGCTGCGAATTACACGACTGGCGTGGAGGATTTGTATGAGAAAATGCTTGTGAAGATTGAAAGCTTGACCACGCTCGTTGAGAAGAGCTCCGCTAAGGTTCTTGAGCAG gAAAATCTCAATAGGAAGTTAAGGTACAAAGCTGCAAGGTCTGCTGCGTTGGAGTAA
- the LOC117630716 gene encoding probably inactive leucine-rich repeat receptor-like protein kinase IMK2 isoform X2, which yields MFMENKFCPFHIMHGFNNLFMFMYALLFVQLLALTYQPVLGQQGDGVVVTKSDYQALRAFKRELIDFNGVLRSWNDSGYGACSGGWAGIKCIKGQVIAIQLPWKRLGGRISEKIGQLQALRKLSLHDNVLAGPVPWSLGFLRNLRGVYLFHNRLSGSIPPSIGNCPLLQTLDLSNNSLTGTIPSSLANSTKLFRLNLSFNSLSGTIPPSLTKSPSLTILALQHNNLSGSVPSTWGTGTGNRSYLLAILTLDHNLISGTIPSSLSKLGFLEEISVNNNQITGTIPNELGGLTRLQKLDLSNNAINGSFPSSFSNLSSLVSLNLEGNRLDNHIPEGLDRLQNLSVLNLRKNNFSGHIPASIGNISGIYQVDLSENKFSGEIPASLGSLANLTSFNVSHNNLSGPVPSLLSKKFNSSSFVGNLQLCGYSTSTPCPSPPPQILPSPPTRPLKKKHHHKLSTKDIILIAAGALLAVLLLLCCILLVCLVRKRSASKGKNDKTVKQAAAGSTDKAAPATTGVEYGGEAGGKLVHFDGPFVFTADDLLCATAEIMGKSTYGTAYKATLEEGNQVAVKRLREKTTKGQKEFETEAAALGKIRHPNLLALRAYYLGPKGEKLLVFDYMPNGSLASFLHARGPETIIDWPTRMNIAIGVTRGLCHLHNQENIIHGNLTSSNILLDEQTNGHIADFGLSRLMTAAANTNVIATAGTLGYNAPELSKAKKSTTKTDVYSLGVIILELLTGKSPGEPMNGMDLPQWVASIVKEEWTNEVFDLELMRDVPTIGDVLLNTLKLSLHCVDPSPAARPEAQQVLHQLEEIQQPEANVGSAEEGTEEVPPPSTTD from the exons ATGTTCATGGAAAATAAGTTCTGTCCATTTCATATTATGCATGGCTTTAATAATTTGTTTATGTTCATGTATGCCTTGCTCTTTGTTCAGCTTCTGGCTCTGACATACCAACCTGTTTTGGGTCAGCAAGGAGATGGTGTGGTTGTCACCAAATCCGATTACCAAGCGCTTCGAGCATTTAAGCGTGaactcattgatttcaatgGCGTTTTGCGCAGCTGGAATGACAGCGGCTATGGAGCCTGCTCAGGTGGGTGGGCAGGAATCAAGTGCATCAAGGGACAGGTCATTGCAATCCAGCTTCCATGGAAGAGACTCGGGGGCAGAATCTCTGAGAAGATTGGGCAGCTGCAAGCACTTCGAAAGCTCAGCCTCCACGACAACGTTTTGGCTGGCCCTGTCCCTTGGTCTCTTGGCTTCCTTCGCAATCTCAGAGGGGTTTACCTCTTCCATAACCGGCTTTCGGGTTCCATACCTCCTTCAATTGGTAACTGCCCTCTTCTTCAAACTCTTGATTTAAGCAACAATTCACTTACTGGTACAATTCCTTCTAGTCTTGCAAATTCTACCAAGTTGTTCAGGCTCAATTTGAGCTTCAATTCACTTTCTGGTACTATCCCACCTAGTCTCACCAAGTCACCTTCTCTCACCATCCTTGCTCTCCAACACAACAACCTCTCTGGTTCTGTTCCAAGTACTTGGGGTACTGGAACAGGAAATAGAAGCTACCTACTTGCGATCCTGACCCTTGATCATAATCTGATCTCTGGAACTATTCCAAGTTCTCTGAGCAAGTTGGGTTTTCTTGAAGAGATTTCTGTAAACAATAACCAGATTACTGGGACCATTCCCAATGAACTAGGGGGGCTCACTAGGCTCCAAAAGCTAGACTTATCCAACAATGCTATCAATGGAAGCTTTCCTTCTAGCTTTTCCAACCTCTCCTCCCTTGTTTCATTGAATCTAGAGGGCAATCGCCTCGATAACCACATCCCAGAAG GCCTTGACAGATTGCAGAACCTCTCAGTACTCAACCTGAGGAAGAATAATTTCAGTGGCCATATTCCAGCATCTATTGGGAATATTTCTGGAATTTACCAAGTTGATTTATCTGAAAATAAATTCAGTGGAGAAATTCCTGCTTCACTTGGCAGCCTAGCCAATCTCACTTCCTTCAATGTTTCTCACAACAATCTCTCTGGCCCAGTCCCATCCCTCCTCTCCAAAAAGTTCAATTCCAGCTCTTTTGTGGGGAATCTTCAGCTATGTGGCTATAGCACTTCAACTCCTTGCCCTTCTCCCCCACCTCAGATTCTTCCATCTCCACCAACACGGCCTTTGAAGAAAAAGCATCACCACAAACTAAGTACGAAAGATATAATTCTCATAGCAGCAGGTGCTCTCCTAGCTGTTCTGCTTCTACTCTGCTGCATTTTGCTTGTTTGCTTGGTCAGGAAAAGGTCTGCTTCAAAGGGAAAGAATGATAAAACTGTCAAGCAGGCTGCTGCTGGGAGCACTGACAAGGCAGCTCCTGCTACCACCGGAGTGGAATATGGCGGTGAAGCTGGTGGAAAGCTTGTTCACTTTGATGGGCCATTTGTTTTTACAGCTGATGACCTATTGTGTGCCACTGCTGAGATAATGGGAAAGAGTACATATGGGACTGCATATAAGGCAACATTAGAGGAAGGTAATCAAGTTGCAGTGAAGAGGTTGAGGGAAAAGACTACAAAGGGTCAAAAGGAGTTTGAAACTGAAGCTGCGGCACTTGGGAAGATCCGGCACCCAAATCTCCTAGCTCTGAGGGCCTATTACTTGGGACCTAAGGGAGAGAAGCTTCTGGTCTTTGATTACATGCCTAATGGCAGTCTTGCATCCTTCCTTCATG CTCGAGGGCCCGAAACCATCATTGATTGGCCAACAAGGATGAACATAGCGATCGGTGTGACGCGTGGACTCTGCCACCTGCACAACCAGGAGAACATCATACATGGGAATCTCACATCCAGCAACATACTGCTAGATGAGCAGACCAACGGTCACATTGCAGACTTCGGGCTTTCCCGGCTCATGACGGCGGCTGCAAACACCAATGTGATTGCCACTGCAGGAACCCTTGGCTACAATGCACCAGAGCTCTCAAAGGCCAAGAAGAGCACAACAAAGACTGATGTGTACAGCCTTGGGGTGATCATATTGGAGCTCCTGACAGGGAAGTCTCCCGGGGAACCAATGAACGGCATGGATTTGCCCCAGTGGGTGGCATCCATTGTGAAAGAGGAGTGGACAAACGAAGTTTTCGATTTGGAGCTCATGAGGGATGTGCCAACCATAGGTGATGTGCTGCTTAACACATTGAAACTATCCCTGCACTGCGTGGATCCATCGCCAGCGGCGCGACCAGAAGCTCAGCAAGTTCTGCATCAGCTAGAGGAGATTCAGCAGCCTGAGGCAAATGTTGGCTCTGCTGAAGAAGGCACAGAAGAAGTACCACCACCATCAACAACTGACTAA
- the LOC117632760 gene encoding macrophage migration inhibitory factor homolog isoform X1, with protein MPCLNISANVSLEGVDTSSILSEATSTVAKIISKPEAYVMIVLKGSVPIAFGGTEQPAAYGELVSIGGLNPDVNKKLSAAIAAILETKLSVPKSRFFLKFYDTKGSNFGWNGSTF; from the exons ATGCCGTGCCTCAACATCTCAGCTAACGTCAGCCTGGAAGGAGTAGACACCTCCTCTATCCTCTCCGAAGCCACCTCCACCGTCGCCAAGATCATCAGCAAGCCCGAGGCC TATGTGATGATTGTGCTGAAGGGATCAGTACCCATAGCTTTTGGTGGGACTGAGCAGCCAGCTGCCTATGGTGAGTTGGTCTCCATTGGTGGCCTTAACCCTGATGTGAACAAGAAGTTGAGTGCTGCAATTGCCGCAATTCTTGAGACTAAGTTGTCTGTGCCCAAGTCACGATTTTTCCTCAAGTTCTATGACACCAAG GGTTCCAACTTTGGATGGAATGGGTCCACCTTCTAA
- the LOC117631785 gene encoding macrophage migration inhibitory factor-like, which translates to MPCLYISTNVNLDGFDTDSIFSEATKAISSITGKPEDYVMVLLKGSVPISFGRSTSEPAAYGELVAMGGINKPVKRQLIATLGTIMEARLSIPKTRFFLKVVDISTATGSKL; encoded by the exons ATGCCTTGCCTTTACATCTCCACCAACGTGAACCTAGATGGATTTGACACTGATTCCATCTTTTCTGAAGCCACCAAAGCCATCTCTTCCATCACTGGAAAGCCTGAAGAC TATGTGATGGTGTTGCTTAAGGGATCGGTGCCCATATCATTTGGCAGGAGCACCAGTGAGCCAGCAGCATATGGTGAGCTAGTAGCAATGGGTGGAATTAACAAACCAGTGAAGAGGCAGCTGATTGCCACCCTTGGCACAATCATGGAGGCCAGGCTTTCAATCCCAAAGACCAGATTTTTTCTTAAAGTTGTTGATATAAGTACTGCAACAGGGTCTAAGCTCTGA
- the LOC117632760 gene encoding macrophage migration inhibitory factor homolog isoform X2: MPCLNISANVSLEGVDTSSILSEATSTVAKIISKPEAYVMIVLKGSVPIAFGGTEQPAAYGELVSIGGLNPDVNKKLSAAIAAILETKLSVPKSRFFLKFYDTKAHQSQEYAQCLHALHQN; the protein is encoded by the exons ATGCCGTGCCTCAACATCTCAGCTAACGTCAGCCTGGAAGGAGTAGACACCTCCTCTATCCTCTCCGAAGCCACCTCCACCGTCGCCAAGATCATCAGCAAGCCCGAGGCC TATGTGATGATTGTGCTGAAGGGATCAGTACCCATAGCTTTTGGTGGGACTGAGCAGCCAGCTGCCTATGGTGAGTTGGTCTCCATTGGTGGCCTTAACCCTGATGTGAACAAGAAGTTGAGTGCTGCAATTGCCGCAATTCTTGAGACTAAGTTGTCTGTGCCCAAGTCACGATTTTTCCTCAAGTTCTATGACACCAAG GCCCATCAAAGTCAAGAATATGCACAGTGTTTGCATGCTTTACACCAGAACTAG
- the LOC117631672 gene encoding uncharacterized protein LOC117631672 has translation MTSEASDGDKKLRKRRNGCDSIEDTLAKWKNYNDRFDFAKDGVKKTRKAPSNGSKKGCMKGKGGPENSDCVYRGVRQRTWGKWVAEIREPNNFSGVSKKNSRLWLGTFPTAYDAAFAYDEAARAMYGGLARLNFPQNTMKLKEYSNSVSSGTTKTTTSSSYESSTTYNNGDEAEGLDMSSKSAMESSRFVVGESKESSDFFEDCAHKEPKQETDCSVGFASQDLEVLDATLREAKDVKCELETEYELARNDAEETGVFQTGSYESFNHRPDYLHNELQVVNLDSVPDGKPYYNDWESLETLLRSNNDYLNNELVDVECNGRNDCNPSEDVNVEKPVTSEAMEKEFPMILESGSHNGLDDSCHYMHNEQTNVASNLVTADFEPSNDEIKRSMTDQELRGGLVETTNLNGHNGFIDSYACTDDIRPSNDIKMQENRLANLHNWSVEESYGIDAQNQQGERLPNLPNQLQTQPQGNIPGSLAHMEEASLGIDFDVDLFRQNYDSGVLEEQVFHGSWFPYS, from the exons ATGACGTCTGAGGCTTCTGACGG GGATAAAAAATTGCGCAAGAGACGTAATGGTTGTGATTCAATAGAGGACACTCTGGCTAAATGGAAGAATTACAATGACAGATTTGATTTTGCAAAAGATGGAGTGAAAAAGACGCGGAAGGCCCCATCTAACGGGTCCAAAAAGGGATGTATGAAAGGGAAAGGAGGGCCTGAGAACTCAGATTGTGTTTATAGAGGTGTTAGGCAGAGGACTTGGGGCAAGTGGGTAGCTGAAATTCGAGAACCAAATAATTTTAGTGGTGTGTCAAAGAAGAACAGTCGTCTTTGGCTTGGTACTTTCCCTACAGCCTATGATGCTGCTTTTGCTTATGATGAAGCTGCAAGGGCCATGTATGGTGGTTTGGCCAGGCTCAACTTTCCACAAAACACTATGAAATTGAAGGAGTATTCTAATTCTGTGTCTTCTGGAACAACTAAAacaacaacatcatcatcatatgAGTCTTCAACAACATATAATAATGGGGATGAGGCAGAGGGATTGGACATGAGCAGCAAGTCTGCTATGGAAAGCTCTCGATTTGTGGTAGGCGAATCAAAGGAAAGTTCTGACTTCTTTGAGGATTGTGCGCATAAAGAGCCGAAGCAAGAAACTGATTGTTCTGTGGGTTTTGCGTCACAGGATTTAGAGGTATTAGATGCTACTCTAAGAGAAGCTAAAGATGTGAAATGTGAATTGGAAACTGAGTATGAGCTTGCCAGAAATGATGCTGAAGAAACAGGTGTTTTTCAAACCGGGAGTTATGAAAGCTTCAACCATAGGCCTGATTACTTGCATAATGAGCTACAGGTTGTGAATCTTGATTCAGTACCTGATGGGAAGCCTTATTATAATGATTGGGAATCTTTGGAGACTCTTTTGAGGTCCAACAACGATTACTTAAATAATGAGCTTGTAGATGTGGAATGCAATGGAAGAAATGATTGCAACCCTTCAGAGGATGTTAATGTTGAGAAACCGGTAACGAGCGAAGCCATGGAGAAAGAATTTCCCATGATTCTGGAATCCGGAAGTCACAATGGCCTAGATGATAGCTGCCACTATATGCATAATGAGCAGACAAATGTGGCCAGCAATCTGGTAACAGCCGATTTTGAACCATCTAACGATGAAATTAAGAGATCAATGACGGATCAAGAATTGCGGGGAGGTCTTGTAGAAACTACGAACTTAAATGGCCATAATGGCTTCATAGATAGTTATGCTTGCACAGATGACATTAGGCCTTCAAATGATATCAAAATGCAGGAGAACAGACTTGCCAACTTGCATAATTGGTCTGTAGAAGAATCATATGGCATTGATGCACAGAACCAACAAGGGGAAAGGCTGCCTAATCTCCCTAACCAATTACAGACACAACCGCAGGGTAACATACCAGGAAGCTTGGCTCATATGGAGGAAGCAAGTTTAGGCATCGATTTCGATGTAGATTTGTTCAGGCAAAATTATGATTCAGGTGTATTAGAAGAGCAGGTGTTTCATGGTTCATGGTTCCCTTACTCTTAG
- the LOC117630716 gene encoding probably inactive leucine-rich repeat receptor-like protein kinase IMK2 isoform X1: MFMENKFCPFHIMHGFNNLFMFMYALLFVQLLALTYQPVLGQQGDGVVVTKSDYQALRAFKRELIDFNGVLRSWNDSGYGACSGGWAGIKCIKGQVIAIQLPWKRLGGRISEKIGQLQALRKLSLHDNVLAGPVPWSLGFLRNLRGVYLFHNRLSGSIPPSIGNCPLLQTLDLSNNSLTGTIPSSLANSTKLFRLNLSFNSLSGTIPPSLTKSPSLTILALQHNNLSGSVPSTWGTGTGNRSYLLAILTLDHNLISGTIPSSLSKLGFLEEISVNNNQITGTIPNELGGLTRLQKLDLSNNAINGSFPSSFSNLSSLVSLNLEGNRLDNHIPEGLDRLQNLSVLNLRKNNFSGHIPASIGNISGIYQVDLSENKFSGEIPEGLDRLQNLSVLNLRKNNFSGHIPASIGNISGIYQVDLSENKFSGEIPASLGSLANLTSFNVSHNNLSGPVPSLLSKKFNSSSFVGNLQLCGYSTSTPCPSPPPQILPSPPTRPLKKKHHHKLSTKDIILIAAGALLAVLLLLCCILLVCLVRKRSASKGKNDKTVKQAAAGSTDKAAPATTGVEYGGEAGGKLVHFDGPFVFTADDLLCATAEIMGKSTYGTAYKATLEEGNQVAVKRLREKTTKGQKEFETEAAALGKIRHPNLLALRAYYLGPKGEKLLVFDYMPNGSLASFLHARGPETIIDWPTRMNIAIGVTRGLCHLHNQENIIHGNLTSSNILLDEQTNGHIADFGLSRLMTAAANTNVIATAGTLGYNAPELSKAKKSTTKTDVYSLGVIILELLTGKSPGEPMNGMDLPQWVASIVKEEWTNEVFDLELMRDVPTIGDVLLNTLKLSLHCVDPSPAARPEAQQVLHQLEEIQQPEANVGSAEEGTEEVPPPSTTD, translated from the exons ATGTTCATGGAAAATAAGTTCTGTCCATTTCATATTATGCATGGCTTTAATAATTTGTTTATGTTCATGTATGCCTTGCTCTTTGTTCAGCTTCTGGCTCTGACATACCAACCTGTTTTGGGTCAGCAAGGAGATGGTGTGGTTGTCACCAAATCCGATTACCAAGCGCTTCGAGCATTTAAGCGTGaactcattgatttcaatgGCGTTTTGCGCAGCTGGAATGACAGCGGCTATGGAGCCTGCTCAGGTGGGTGGGCAGGAATCAAGTGCATCAAGGGACAGGTCATTGCAATCCAGCTTCCATGGAAGAGACTCGGGGGCAGAATCTCTGAGAAGATTGGGCAGCTGCAAGCACTTCGAAAGCTCAGCCTCCACGACAACGTTTTGGCTGGCCCTGTCCCTTGGTCTCTTGGCTTCCTTCGCAATCTCAGAGGGGTTTACCTCTTCCATAACCGGCTTTCGGGTTCCATACCTCCTTCAATTGGTAACTGCCCTCTTCTTCAAACTCTTGATTTAAGCAACAATTCACTTACTGGTACAATTCCTTCTAGTCTTGCAAATTCTACCAAGTTGTTCAGGCTCAATTTGAGCTTCAATTCACTTTCTGGTACTATCCCACCTAGTCTCACCAAGTCACCTTCTCTCACCATCCTTGCTCTCCAACACAACAACCTCTCTGGTTCTGTTCCAAGTACTTGGGGTACTGGAACAGGAAATAGAAGCTACCTACTTGCGATCCTGACCCTTGATCATAATCTGATCTCTGGAACTATTCCAAGTTCTCTGAGCAAGTTGGGTTTTCTTGAAGAGATTTCTGTAAACAATAACCAGATTACTGGGACCATTCCCAATGAACTAGGGGGGCTCACTAGGCTCCAAAAGCTAGACTTATCCAACAATGCTATCAATGGAAGCTTTCCTTCTAGCTTTTCCAACCTCTCCTCCCTTGTTTCATTGAATCTAGAGGGCAATCGCCTCGATAACCACATCCCAGAAGGCCTTGACAGATTGCAGAACCTCTCAGTACTCAACCTGAGGAAGAATAATTTCAGTGGCCATATTCCAGCATCTATTGGGAATATTTCTGGAATTTACCAAGTTGATTTATCTGAAAATAAATTCAGTGGAGAAATTCCAGAAGGCCTTGACAGATTGCAGAACCTCTCAGTACTCAACCTGAGGAAGAATAATTTCAGTGGCCATATTCCAGCATCTATTGGGAATATTTCTGGAATTTACCAAGTTGATTTATCTGAAAATAAATTCAGTGGAGAAATTCCTGCTTCACTTGGCAGCCTAGCCAATCTCACTTCCTTCAATGTTTCTCACAACAATCTCTCTGGCCCAGTCCCATCCCTCCTCTCCAAAAAGTTCAATTCCAGCTCTTTTGTGGGGAATCTTCAGCTATGTGGCTATAGCACTTCAACTCCTTGCCCTTCTCCCCCACCTCAGATTCTTCCATCTCCACCAACACGGCCTTTGAAGAAAAAGCATCACCACAAACTAAGTACGAAAGATATAATTCTCATAGCAGCAGGTGCTCTCCTAGCTGTTCTGCTTCTACTCTGCTGCATTTTGCTTGTTTGCTTGGTCAGGAAAAGGTCTGCTTCAAAGGGAAAGAATGATAAAACTGTCAAGCAGGCTGCTGCTGGGAGCACTGACAAGGCAGCTCCTGCTACCACCGGAGTGGAATATGGCGGTGAAGCTGGTGGAAAGCTTGTTCACTTTGATGGGCCATTTGTTTTTACAGCTGATGACCTATTGTGTGCCACTGCTGAGATAATGGGAAAGAGTACATATGGGACTGCATATAAGGCAACATTAGAGGAAGGTAATCAAGTTGCAGTGAAGAGGTTGAGGGAAAAGACTACAAAGGGTCAAAAGGAGTTTGAAACTGAAGCTGCGGCACTTGGGAAGATCCGGCACCCAAATCTCCTAGCTCTGAGGGCCTATTACTTGGGACCTAAGGGAGAGAAGCTTCTGGTCTTTGATTACATGCCTAATGGCAGTCTTGCATCCTTCCTTCATG CTCGAGGGCCCGAAACCATCATTGATTGGCCAACAAGGATGAACATAGCGATCGGTGTGACGCGTGGACTCTGCCACCTGCACAACCAGGAGAACATCATACATGGGAATCTCACATCCAGCAACATACTGCTAGATGAGCAGACCAACGGTCACATTGCAGACTTCGGGCTTTCCCGGCTCATGACGGCGGCTGCAAACACCAATGTGATTGCCACTGCAGGAACCCTTGGCTACAATGCACCAGAGCTCTCAAAGGCCAAGAAGAGCACAACAAAGACTGATGTGTACAGCCTTGGGGTGATCATATTGGAGCTCCTGACAGGGAAGTCTCCCGGGGAACCAATGAACGGCATGGATTTGCCCCAGTGGGTGGCATCCATTGTGAAAGAGGAGTGGACAAACGAAGTTTTCGATTTGGAGCTCATGAGGGATGTGCCAACCATAGGTGATGTGCTGCTTAACACATTGAAACTATCCCTGCACTGCGTGGATCCATCGCCAGCGGCGCGACCAGAAGCTCAGCAAGTTCTGCATCAGCTAGAGGAGATTCAGCAGCCTGAGGCAAATGTTGGCTCTGCTGAAGAAGGCACAGAAGAAGTACCACCACCATCAACAACTGACTAA
- the LOC117632781 gene encoding PRA1 family protein B1, whose protein sequence is MSNPTPPPILPVSTTSTTTAGSVQSQAPIATPAFRAFLTHISENLRNGLSQRRPWTELFDRSAFAKPESLSEATGRVRKNYSYFRVNYLATIALIVAVSLFTHPFSLLVLLGLLAGWLFLYLFRPSDQPLVIFGRTFSDTQTLWGLIAFSIFVVFLTSVGSLLISALLVGAAVVFAHGAFRVPEDLFLDEQEPTASTGFLSFLNGAASNVAAATAPAVIAARG, encoded by the coding sequence ATGTCGAACCCAACCCCACCTCCGATCCTTCCGGTCTCAACCACGTCCACAACCACCGCCGGCTCCGTCCAATCCCAGGCCCCGATCGCAACCCCAGCCTTCCGCGCCTTCCTCACCCACATATCGGAAAATCTCCGCAACGGCCTCTCCCAGCGCCGCCCCTGGACCGAGCTTTTCGACCGCTCCGCCTTCGCCAAGCCCGAGTCGCTCTCCGAAGCCACCGGCCGCGTCCGCAAGAACTACTCCTACTTCCGCGTCAACTACCTGGCCACCATCGCTCTCATCGTCGCCGTCTCCCTCTTCACCcaccccttctctctcctcgtcCTCCTCGGCCTCCTCGCCGGCTGGCTCTTCCTCTATCTCTTCCGGCCCTCCGATCAGCCCCTCGTCATCTTCGGCCGCACCTTCTCCGACACCCAGACCCTCTGGGGCCTCATCGCCTTCTCCATCTTCGTCGTCTTCCTCACCTCCGTCGGATCCCTACTCATCTCGGCTCTACTCGTCGGCGCTGCCGTCGTCTTCGCTCACGGCGCCTTTAGGGTTCCCGAGGACCTCTTCTTGGACGAGCAAGAGCCTACAGCCTCCACTGGCTTCCTCTCCTTCCTCAACGGCGCTGCCTCCAATGTCGCTGCCGCCACAGCCCCGGCCGTTATCGCCGCTCGCGGTTGA